A segment of the Candidatus Andeanibacterium colombiense genome:
CGGCTTGGCGAACTGGCCGGCCATGCGCCCGACCTTCACCACCGGCTGCTTCGACGCGAACATCATCGCCGCCGCCATCTGCAGCAGCACGCGGAAGGTATCGCGGATGTTGTTCGGGTGGAATTCGGCGAAGCTTTCGGCGCAGTCCCCGCCCTGGAGCAGGAAACCGCGGCCGTGGCCGACCTCGGCCAGCTCCGCCTTGAGCGCCCGCGCCTCGCCCGCAAAGACGAGCGGCGGATAGCTCGACAGCGTGTTCACTGCCTGATCCAGGGCCAGTTCGTCTTCATAGGCCGGCAGGTGCTTCGCTTCGAAGCCCTTCCAGCCCTCGGGTGTCCAGTTGGTAGCCACGGGGTGCTCTCTACAATAGCGGAAGGCGGCGCAAATAGGCGCTGTGCCCCGCAATTGCAAAGGTTACTCTCTCAACCAGTCTGATCGGATTTGCCTGTCTTAGCGCACCGCAGCGGGAGAACCGGCCGGAAGCGGCTCGATCGCGGTCGCCAGCTGCTGGCCCTGGGGGATCACCGCGATCCTGAGCCCCTGCCCAGCCGGAAGATATTGCTTTGCCAGTTCTTGCACCCTCTGCGGGGTTATCGCGGTGTAATCGTCCATCAGGCTCGGCAGTTGCTTCAGGCGGCCCGGTTCGATGGTCGAGCCGCCAACCAGGTCCATCCAGAACTGGTGACCGTTCACCACGCGGTTGAGCAATTGCTTGAACGGTTCGGTCACCCGCTCCAGCTCGTCGGCGGTCGGACCGGTAGCCGCGAGATCGGCGGCGATCTTGTCCGCCACCGCGAAGAACCGCGGCACCATCTCGGGCTTGAGCTGGGCGACCGCGATCATCCGCCCGCCGCTGTCGACGTCCGCCGGCCAGGTCGAATTGACGAACGGGGTGTAGCTTGCCCCGGCCGCTTCGCGCATCGCATCGAGCAGGCGGTTGGAGAAGACTTCGGCCAGCACGTCGAGCTGGCGCGAGACCGCCAGCCCCTCGACCCCGCCGCCGAGCTTCCACGCAACCACCGCCGCGGCCTGATCCGCCTCGCCGTGGTGATAGAGCACGATCGGAGCAGCCGGGATTGGAGTGAACCCGACGCCGCGCGCCAGCGCATCGGCCGGGATCGGGTCGCGCGCGGGAAGCGCGCCGAAGGTCTTTGCGAGGGCTGTGTCGGTCGCGGCGGGGTCAATATCACCGAACACCATCACTTCCACCGGACCCTGGCGCAGCAGCGGCTCCCACACCTTGCGGAAGCCCGCCGGTGTGGTCTTGGCGATTTCGGCGGGGGTGGGGGTATGGAAGCGCTGGTCGCGGTCGCTGACGACATAGTCGAGATCGCGCCCGATCACGCTGCTCGGGTCGGAACTGAGGCTGTCGTAGCCGATCTGGCTGAGCGCCTTGGCCCGTTCGACCGGGGCGGAGTCCCAGCGCGGCTGGGCAAGCTTGGCGGCGAAGAGATAGAGCTGGTCCGCCAAATCCTCCTTGCGGGTATCGGCGGACAGGGTGAACGCGCCGTCCTCGATGTCGAAATCGAAGCCGAGCTTGCGCCCGGTCGCGGCGACATCGAGATCGTTGGCGTCGAGCGAACCGAGGCCGGAGGCAATCAGCGCCGACTGGCCGAGCGAGATATAGGGCGCATCCTGCTGGCTGAAGCCGCGGAAACCGCTGCCGAAACGCACCCGCACCGTGACCCGCCCGGGCTCGTTCTCGGTCCGCCACACCAGCGCATGAACGCCATTGGCGTAATCCTGCTGCTGGATATCGAGCACCCCGATCTGATGCCGCGCGACCGCCGCCTGTTCCTTGCCGATCGGCGGAAGCGTGGCGAAGGAGATCGTCTGCGCCGCGAGCCGCGAATTGCCGGCCGCCGCGGGCTTCGCCAGCAAAGCCTGGCGCAAGGCGCCCTCGTCCTTCGCATCGGCCGCGTCCGGCGTCAGCAGGAATCCGCGGGTGACGGTGCCGGTGAATAGTGTCTTGGTGTGATCGAACACCGCGGCCGGGGTGAACCGGTCGCGCATGCCGCGGAAGATGCCGAGGAAGGTTTCCGGCGAGGCGACCGATTCGCGGATATCGACCGCGCCGACCAGATCGTCGGCCAATTGACTGCCCGGCTGGTTGATCCGCTGCTGGTAGTAATTCTCGTAATTGACATCGATCTCCGCGACTTCGCGGTCGATCTCCGCTTGGGTCGGCGGGCTGCTCTGCGCATCGGCGATCACCGCCCGCACGTCCCTCACCGCCGTACGCCAGTCCTTGCCGAGCGGGGTGATGTTGATGAAGGTGCCTTCGGCCGAACGACTGATCTCCTGCTGCCCGACATTGGCCAGCACGTAGGATCCGCCGCTTCGGGCGCGCGCCTCCAGCCGGCGGTTGACGATCGCCAGCGCGACCTGGTCGATATAGCGCTGGCGGTTCATCTCGAGATTGTCGGCCGGCTTGCCCCACGGACGCAGGATGCCGATCATCACCTGGCGCGGCAGATCGGGCTCCACCAGCACCTTGGTGCCATCGACCGGATTGGCCGGATCGGCGCCTGCCGGAGCTTGCGGACGGCCGAAATCGGGCGCCGCAACGTGCGCGCCCTTGCCTTGCCAGTCACCGAACCAGCGTTCGATCAACGCGGCGAAATCCCGCGGATTGCCGTCACCGGCGATCACGA
Coding sequences within it:
- a CDS encoding insulinase family protein; this encodes MTISSRAARFLSPFLVLALVAQAPVRAETQLPHPQIQPVPEQQLPQLADPLALPIPAATLPPPTTLKPDDPWIYRGTDIPHDQGWLFGELPNGLRYAVRNNQVPPGQVSIRVRIDAGSLNEKDSERGFAHLIEHLTFRESKYLANAQAIPTWQRLGARLGADTNANTSATETVYKLDLPNTDTAKLDESMKLLSGMIREPALSAANIAAEVPIVLAEKRDNGGPGRRVSDATGALFYKDQLLADRTPIGTDATLNAATSDGVRAFHDAWYRPENAVIVIAGDGNPRDFAALIERWFGDWQGKGAHVAAPDFGRPQAPAGADPANPVDGTKVLVEPDLPRQVMIGILRPWGKPADNLEMNRQRYIDQVALAIVNRRLEARARSGGSYVLANVGQQEISRSAEGTFINITPLGKDWRTAVRDVRAVIADAQSSPPTQAEIDREVAEIDVNYENYYQQRINQPGSQLADDLVGAVDIRESVASPETFLGIFRGMRDRFTPAAVFDHTKTLFTGTVTRGFLLTPDAADAKDEGALRQALLAKPAAAGNSRLAAQTISFATLPPIGKEQAAVARHQIGVLDIQQQDYANGVHALVWRTENEPGRVTVRVRFGSGFRGFSQQDAPYISLGQSALIASGLGSLDANDLDVAATGRKLGFDFDIEDGAFTLSADTRKEDLADQLYLFAAKLAQPRWDSAPVERAKALSQIGYDSLSSDPSSVIGRDLDYVVSDRDQRFHTPTPAEIAKTTPAGFRKVWEPLLRQGPVEVMVFGDIDPAATDTALAKTFGALPARDPIPADALARGVGFTPIPAAPIVLYHHGEADQAAAVVAWKLGGGVEGLAVSRQLDVLAEVFSNRLLDAMREAAGASYTPFVNSTWPADVDSGGRMIAVAQLKPEMVPRFFAVADKIAADLAATGPTADELERVTEPFKQLLNRVVNGHQFWMDLVGGSTIEPGRLKQLPSLMDDYTAITPQRVQELAKQYLPAGQGLRIAVIPQGQQLATAIEPLPAGSPAAVR